In Streptomyces hawaiiensis, one genomic interval encodes:
- a CDS encoding helix-turn-helix transcriptional regulator — protein sequence MDSELNTERDAILAALTPVVDGIAATFGPLCDVVLHDYRNPEKSVVAVAGSVTGRTVGGAMSEIGMRVLARGAAAADELNYVTRTRAGALVKSSTMVLRDSTGAVFGALCVNVDVGAVTQVHGLLGALAGLGATPAELPTTTFGNDIDSVVDALVDAHQSKQRGSWAELDRAERLELFGGLDTRGVFAVRGAVEQVAARLGISRASAYNYLSQARAAHDTSTGGSA from the coding sequence ATGGACAGCGAGCTGAACACCGAGCGGGACGCGATCCTCGCCGCGCTGACGCCGGTCGTGGACGGGATCGCCGCGACATTCGGGCCCCTGTGCGACGTCGTGCTGCACGACTACCGGAACCCGGAGAAGTCGGTGGTCGCCGTCGCCGGTTCGGTGACCGGGCGGACGGTCGGCGGCGCGATGAGTGAGATCGGCATGCGCGTCCTCGCCCGCGGGGCCGCGGCGGCCGACGAACTGAACTACGTCACCCGTACCCGCGCCGGGGCGCTGGTGAAGTCTTCCACGATGGTGCTGCGGGACTCCACGGGAGCCGTCTTCGGCGCCCTCTGCGTCAATGTGGACGTCGGCGCCGTCACCCAGGTCCACGGCCTGCTCGGCGCACTCGCCGGACTCGGCGCCACCCCGGCGGAGCTGCCGACCACCACCTTCGGCAACGACATCGACTCCGTGGTCGACGCCCTCGTCGACGCCCACCAGTCGAAGCAGCGGGGTAGCTGGGCGGAGCTCGACCGCGCGGAGCGCCTGGAACTGTTCGGCGGGCTGGACACCCGTGGTGTCTTCGCCGTGCGCGGCGCCGTCGAGCAGGTCGCCGCCCGGCTCGGCATCTCCCGCGCCTCCGCCTACAACTACCTGTCCCAGGCCCGGGCGGCCCACGACACTTCCACCGGAGGATCCGCGTGA
- a CDS encoding metal ABC transporter permease, protein MTLAGGIWHQIFDFTDYGELLALVRNSLVAGVALGLVGGLAGVFVLMRDLPFAVHGISELSFAGASAALLLDANIVAGSIAGSLLAAGAIGVLGARARDRNSVIGIIMPFGLGLGVLFLALYKGRAANKFGLLTGQIVAVDTPQMSWLLGTSVLVLVALAVMWRPLAFASTDPDVAEARGVPVRGLSFAFMLVLGLAVALSVQVVGALLVLSLVVTPAAAAARVTASPVLLPVLSVLFAVVSIEGGILLALGSSVPISPYVTTISFTVYAVCRVAGRYRNRRWGARRTAVRAA, encoded by the coding sequence ATGACACTCGCCGGTGGGATCTGGCACCAGATCTTCGACTTCACCGACTACGGCGAACTCCTCGCCCTGGTCCGCAACTCCCTCGTCGCCGGTGTGGCGCTGGGCCTGGTGGGCGGTTTGGCCGGGGTGTTCGTCCTGATGCGGGACCTGCCGTTCGCGGTGCACGGCATCAGCGAGCTGTCCTTCGCGGGCGCGTCGGCGGCACTGCTGCTGGACGCGAACATCGTGGCGGGCTCGATCGCCGGTTCGCTGCTCGCGGCCGGCGCCATCGGCGTCCTCGGGGCACGGGCCCGGGACCGCAACTCGGTGATCGGCATCATCATGCCGTTCGGTCTGGGTCTCGGCGTGCTCTTCCTCGCCCTCTACAAGGGCCGGGCGGCCAACAAGTTCGGTCTGCTCACCGGGCAGATCGTCGCGGTGGACACCCCGCAGATGTCGTGGCTGCTCGGCACATCCGTCCTGGTGCTGGTGGCCCTGGCGGTCATGTGGCGTCCGCTCGCCTTCGCCAGCACGGATCCGGATGTGGCGGAGGCCCGCGGGGTGCCGGTGCGTGGGCTGTCCTTCGCGTTCATGCTGGTGCTCGGGCTGGCGGTCGCCCTGTCGGTACAGGTCGTGGGCGCGCTGCTGGTGCTCTCCCTGGTGGTCACCCCGGCCGCGGCGGCCGCCCGCGTCACCGCGTCGCCGGTGCTGCTGCCCGTGCTGAGCGTGCTGTTCGCCGTGGTCTCGATCGAGGGCGGCATCCTGCTCGCCCTGGGCAGCAGCGTCCCCATCAGCCCCTACGTCACCACGATCTCGTTCACCGTCTACGCGGTGTGCCGCGTGGCCGGCCGGTACCGGAACCGGCGGTGGGGGGCTCGGCGGACGGCGGTACGGGCGGCCTGA
- a CDS encoding SDR family oxidoreductase codes for MTAIDGSVALVTGGSRGIGRALVAALHERGARKVYATARDPRTVTHPDAVPLALEVTDPASVAAAAEQAQDVTLLINNAGASVNANFLDSPVEDVRREFETNFYGPLLVTRAFVPVIERNGGGHILNVHSVLSWIGLAGSYSASKAAFWSQTNSLRLDLKPRGIDVTGLHVGYVDTDMTVGVDAPKSTAGSVAAQALDGIASGAYEVLADDISRQVKAGLAADPADLYAQLTAA; via the coding sequence ATGACCGCCATCGATGGTTCCGTCGCTCTGGTCACCGGCGGCAGCCGCGGCATCGGCCGGGCGCTGGTCGCGGCCCTTCACGAGCGGGGCGCGCGGAAGGTGTACGCCACCGCCCGCGACCCGCGCACCGTCACGCACCCGGACGCCGTGCCGCTGGCCCTGGAGGTGACCGACCCCGCGTCCGTCGCCGCGGCGGCCGAGCAGGCGCAGGACGTCACCCTGCTGATCAACAACGCCGGTGCGTCGGTGAACGCGAACTTCCTCGACTCGCCCGTCGAGGACGTGCGCCGCGAGTTCGAGACGAACTTCTACGGGCCGCTCCTGGTGACCCGGGCCTTCGTCCCCGTCATCGAGCGCAACGGCGGCGGCCACATCCTCAACGTCCACTCCGTGCTGTCCTGGATCGGCCTCGCCGGCTCCTACAGCGCCTCCAAGGCCGCCTTCTGGTCGCAGACCAACTCGCTGCGCCTCGATCTGAAGCCGCGTGGGATCGACGTCACCGGCCTCCATGTCGGTTACGTCGACACGGACATGACCGTCGGAGTGGACGCCCCCAAGTCCACGGCCGGCTCCGTCGCGGCCCAGGCCCTCGACGGCATCGCGTCCGGCGCGTACGAGGTGCTGGCCGACGACATCTCGCGGCAGGTCAAGGCCGGGCTGGCGGCCGACCCGGCCGACCTCTACGCGCAGCTCACCGCCGCCTGA
- a CDS encoding vWA domain-containing protein, translating into MTTPAGVAERLTSFVGALRAHGVRIGTGESVDAARAVEELGLADRELLREGLAATLLHGPGQRQVFDPVFDLYFPRGVGGPEQRAAGREDLRDRLADALAADDQETLGRLAIEAVDGFGGYGSSPESDGWSSYQTLERLRPQTLLARVRDNVRGQGGSSGFADRLLEDEIRRRVDTFRAMVAAEARRRVAERRGRDEIARRAVAPTADRVDFLFAGKDRLAELRRTVQPLARKLATRLAARRRRASRGSIDLRRTLRGSLSTGGVPMKPVLRRRRPVRPELVLLCDVSGSVSSFSDFTMLLVQALHDQFSKVRVFAFVNRIDEVTGLLEHGRADPEGLGSRIRAEAAVTEFHGSSDYGMALGEFAERYADAVGSRTTLFVLGDARTNRSDPNLPALRRITERARRVHWLNPEQRSRWGTGDSVAPAYAELADMHECRDVRQLSALVARLLPV; encoded by the coding sequence GTGACGACGCCGGCGGGTGTCGCCGAGCGGCTGACGTCCTTCGTCGGGGCGCTGCGCGCGCACGGCGTGCGGATCGGCACCGGCGAGAGCGTCGACGCGGCGCGGGCGGTCGAGGAACTCGGCCTCGCGGACCGGGAACTGCTGCGCGAGGGGCTCGCGGCGACGCTGTTGCACGGTCCCGGGCAACGGCAGGTGTTCGACCCGGTCTTCGACCTCTACTTCCCGCGCGGCGTCGGCGGCCCGGAGCAGCGGGCGGCGGGGCGGGAGGACCTGCGGGACCGGCTGGCCGACGCCCTGGCAGCCGACGACCAGGAGACGCTGGGCCGGCTGGCGATCGAGGCGGTCGACGGTTTCGGCGGCTACGGTTCCTCGCCGGAGTCGGACGGCTGGTCGTCGTACCAGACGCTCGAACGGTTGCGGCCGCAGACGTTGCTGGCCCGGGTCCGCGACAACGTCCGTGGACAGGGCGGGAGTTCGGGGTTCGCGGACCGTCTGCTGGAGGACGAGATCCGGCGGCGCGTCGATACCTTCAGGGCCATGGTCGCGGCGGAGGCGCGGCGCCGGGTCGCCGAGCGGCGCGGCCGGGACGAGATCGCCCGGCGGGCGGTGGCCCCGACCGCCGACCGGGTCGACTTCCTGTTCGCCGGGAAGGACCGGCTGGCCGAGTTGCGCCGGACGGTGCAGCCGCTGGCCCGCAAGCTCGCGACCCGGTTGGCGGCCCGGCGCCGCCGTGCCTCCCGGGGCTCGATCGATCTGCGGCGGACCCTGCGCGGTTCGCTGTCGACGGGCGGTGTGCCGATGAAGCCGGTGCTGCGCAGACGGCGTCCCGTCCGTCCCGAACTGGTGCTGCTGTGCGATGTGTCGGGGTCGGTCTCCAGCTTCTCGGACTTCACGATGCTGCTGGTCCAGGCGTTGCACGACCAGTTCAGCAAGGTGCGCGTGTTCGCCTTCGTCAACCGGATCGACGAGGTGACCGGGCTGCTGGAGCACGGCAGGGCCGACCCGGAAGGGCTGGGCTCCCGCATCCGGGCGGAGGCGGCGGTCACGGAGTTCCACGGCAGCAGCGACTACGGCATGGCGCTGGGCGAGTTCGCCGAGCGCTACGCGGACGCGGTCGGTTCGCGCACGACCCTGTTCGTTCTCGGTGACGCCCGCACGAACCGGAGCGACCCGAACCTGCCCGCCCTGCGGCGGATCACCGAACGCGCCCGCCGCGTCCACTGGCTCAACCCCGAGCAGCGCTCCCGCTGGGGCACGGGCGACTCCGTCGCGCCCGCCTACGCCGAGCTGGCCGACATGCACGAGTGCCGCGACGTCCGGCAGTTGAGCGCACTGGTGGCGCGGCTGCTGCCGGTGTGA
- a CDS encoding NAD(P)-dependent alcohol dehydrogenase, with protein MKAVVQDRYGSADTLEFREVARPVPGAGEVLVRVHAASVNAYDWHFMRGDPLLGRGVMGLRRPRVPVRGRDFAGRVEALGPGVTGFEPGDEVYGEANGAFAEYVCAREGEVGPKPANLTFEQAAAVPLAGNTALMALRDVAAVRPGQAVLVNGASGGVGTFAVQLGKACGADVTGVCSTRNMDLVRSLGADRVIDYTREDFARGGRRYDVVLDLVGNRSLGDFRRVLTPTGTLVLSGGGVYEGGSVAGPMGLFLKRRVQAPFARGQRLLEVSARQSRANLTALRKLAESGKITPAVERTYPLSEAAEAIRYLEGEHARAKVVVTV; from the coding sequence ATGAAAGCAGTGGTCCAGGACCGGTACGGCTCGGCGGACACGCTGGAGTTCCGGGAGGTCGCCCGGCCGGTGCCGGGCGCCGGTGAGGTGCTGGTGCGGGTGCACGCGGCCTCGGTCAACGCCTACGACTGGCACTTCATGCGCGGAGACCCGCTGCTCGGCCGCGGTGTGATGGGGCTGCGCAGACCCAGGGTGCCGGTGCGGGGCCGGGACTTCGCGGGCCGTGTCGAGGCGCTGGGCCCCGGGGTCACGGGGTTCGAGCCCGGTGACGAGGTGTACGGGGAGGCGAACGGCGCGTTCGCGGAGTACGTGTGCGCACGGGAGGGCGAGGTGGGCCCGAAGCCCGCCAACCTCACGTTCGAGCAGGCCGCCGCGGTACCGCTGGCGGGGAACACCGCTCTCATGGCCCTGCGCGACGTCGCCGCCGTGCGGCCGGGCCAGGCGGTCCTGGTGAACGGGGCGTCGGGCGGGGTCGGCACGTTCGCCGTGCAGCTCGGCAAGGCCTGCGGCGCGGACGTGACGGGCGTGTGCAGCACACGGAACATGGATTTGGTCCGCTCACTGGGCGCGGACCGGGTCATCGACTACACCCGGGAGGACTTCGCCCGGGGCGGGAGACGGTACGACGTCGTGCTGGACCTGGTGGGCAACCGCTCGCTCGGTGACTTCCGGCGCGTGCTGACCCCCACCGGGACGCTCGTCCTGTCCGGTGGTGGGGTGTACGAGGGCGGCAGCGTCGCGGGGCCGATGGGGCTGTTCCTCAAGCGGCGGGTGCAGGCTCCGTTCGCGCGAGGCCAGCGGCTGCTGGAGGTCTCGGCGCGGCAGAGCAGGGCGAATCTCACGGCGCTGCGGAAGCTGGCCGAGTCGGGGAAGATCACCCCGGCCGTCGAGCGGACGTATCCGCTCAGCGAGGCGGCCGAGGCGATCCGGTACCTGGAGGGGGAACACGCACGGGCGAAGGTGGTCGTCACCGTGTGA
- a CDS encoding cupin domain-containing protein yields the protein MLEVKTLDKPDERRDYPRGHLEAVHMTGLDFAVATFEPGWRWSESVAPIAGTESCRIHHNGYVVSGRMHIRMDDGAESEVGPGDVFVCAPGHDAWVVGDEQCVVYDFAGSMAKDYAKKD from the coding sequence ATGCTGGAAGTGAAGACGCTCGACAAGCCTGACGAGCGGCGCGACTACCCCCGAGGCCACCTGGAAGCCGTCCACATGACGGGACTGGACTTCGCCGTGGCCACCTTCGAACCGGGCTGGCGCTGGTCCGAGTCCGTGGCCCCGATCGCCGGGACGGAGAGCTGCCGGATCCACCACAACGGCTATGTCGTCTCGGGCCGTATGCACATCCGCATGGACGACGGCGCGGAGAGCGAGGTGGGCCCCGGCGACGTGTTCGTCTGCGCGCCCGGCCACGACGCCTGGGTCGTCGGTGACGAGCAGTGCGTGGTGTACGACTTCGCGGGCAGCATGGCCAAGGACTACGCCAAGAAGGACTAG
- a CDS encoding pyridoxal-phosphate dependent enzyme: MTTTTPPVTLDDVRDAAARLKGVAHRTPVLRSRTLDALAGAEIHLKCENFQRVGAFKFRGAYNAASRLTPEQLSRGIAAYSSGNHAQAVALAARELGTTAVIVMPADAPPSKRAATVGYGAEIVTYDRYTGDRVAIAEALAAERGLALIPPYEHPHVMAGQGTAALELLEEVGELGALLTPVGGGGLMAGSATVAKGLHPGIRTIGVEPEAGDDTRRSLEAGRRISIPVPHTIADGQALHTPGELTFSVNRRLLDDVVLVTDDEIRDAMRFAFERLKIVVEPSGATPLAALLTGRAGALPGRVGVIISGGNVDAGRFAELCGGDAP, translated from the coding sequence GTGACGACCACCACCCCACCGGTCACCCTCGACGACGTCCGGGACGCCGCAGCCAGGCTCAAGGGCGTCGCCCACCGCACCCCCGTGCTGCGCTCCCGCACCCTGGACGCGCTCGCGGGCGCCGAGATCCACCTCAAGTGCGAGAACTTCCAGCGCGTGGGCGCCTTCAAGTTCCGCGGCGCCTACAACGCCGCCTCCCGCCTCACCCCCGAGCAGCTGTCCCGGGGCATCGCCGCCTACTCCTCCGGCAACCACGCCCAGGCCGTCGCCCTGGCGGCCCGCGAGCTGGGCACCACCGCCGTGATCGTCATGCCGGCGGACGCCCCGCCGTCGAAGCGGGCGGCCACCGTCGGATACGGCGCCGAGATCGTCACGTACGACCGCTACACCGGCGACCGCGTCGCCATCGCCGAAGCCCTGGCCGCCGAGCGCGGTCTCGCCCTCATCCCGCCGTACGAGCACCCGCACGTCATGGCCGGACAGGGCACGGCCGCTCTCGAACTCCTCGAAGAGGTGGGGGAGCTGGGTGCCCTGCTGACGCCGGTCGGCGGCGGCGGGCTGATGGCCGGCAGTGCCACGGTCGCCAAGGGCCTGCACCCGGGCATCCGGACCATCGGCGTCGAGCCGGAGGCCGGGGACGACACCAGGCGCTCGCTGGAGGCCGGCCGGCGCATCAGCATCCCGGTCCCGCACACCATCGCCGACGGCCAGGCCCTGCACACTCCCGGAGAGCTGACCTTCTCGGTCAACCGGCGGCTCCTCGACGACGTCGTCCTGGTCACCGACGACGAGATCCGGGACGCGATGCGGTTCGCCTTCGAACGCCTGAAGATCGTCGTCGAGCCGAGCGGCGCCACCCCGCTGGCCGCCCTGCTCACCGGCCGGGCGGGCGCACTGCCGGGCCGGGTCGGCGTGATCATCTCCGGTGGAAACGTGGACGCCGGGCGCTTCGCCGAGCTCTGTGGCGGCGACGCCCCCTGA
- a CDS encoding AAA family ATPase yields the protein MFTSVDDVSARLAETGYLASPAVATTVFLAGRLGKPLLVEGPAGVGKTELAKAVAQVAGARLVRLQCYEGVDESRALYEWNHAKQLLRISAGRDETWDEARTDIFSEEFLLTRPLLTAIRGDDPKVLLIDETDKADVEVEGLLLEVLSDFQVTVPEVGTIAATRRPFVVLTSNASRELSEALRRRCLFLHIGFPDEELERRIVRLRVPGLEEALAHSVVRVVGALRAMDLRKVPSVAETVDWARTLLALGADSLDETVVRATLGVLLKHQDDVLKASAKLDLDAL from the coding sequence TTGTTCACATCCGTCGACGACGTCTCCGCACGCCTCGCCGAGACCGGCTACCTCGCCTCGCCCGCCGTCGCCACGACCGTCTTCCTCGCCGGCCGCCTCGGCAAGCCGCTCCTGGTGGAGGGCCCGGCCGGCGTGGGCAAGACGGAGCTCGCCAAGGCCGTCGCCCAGGTCGCCGGAGCCCGGCTCGTGCGCCTCCAGTGCTATGAGGGGGTCGACGAGTCCCGCGCCCTGTACGAGTGGAACCACGCCAAGCAGCTGCTGCGCATCAGCGCGGGTCGCGACGAGACGTGGGACGAGGCCCGTACGGACATCTTCAGCGAGGAGTTCCTGCTCACGCGGCCCCTGCTGACCGCCATCCGGGGCGACGACCCGAAGGTGCTGCTGATCGACGAGACCGACAAGGCGGACGTCGAGGTGGAGGGCCTGCTGCTGGAGGTGCTCAGCGACTTCCAGGTGACCGTCCCCGAGGTGGGCACCATCGCCGCGACCCGCCGCCCCTTCGTGGTCCTCACCTCCAACGCGAGCCGGGAGCTGTCCGAGGCGTTGCGCCGCCGCTGCCTCTTCCTGCACATCGGCTTCCCGGACGAGGAGCTGGAGCGCCGGATCGTACGGCTGAGGGTGCCGGGCCTCGAAGAGGCCCTGGCCCACTCGGTGGTCCGGGTCGTGGGCGCGCTGCGGGCGATGGACCTGCGCAAGGTGCCGTCGGTCGCCGAGACCGTCGACTGGGCGCGCACCCTGCTCGCGCTGGGGGCCGACTCGCTGGACGAGACGGTCGTGCGGGCCACGCTCGGTGTGCTCCTCAAGCACCAGGACGACGTCCTCAAGGCGTCCGCCAAGCTCGACCTGGACGCCCTGTGA
- a CDS encoding metal ABC transporter solute-binding protein, Zn/Mn family, with translation MPLSTSRRLALLTSASLALLAGCGSSSDSAGADAESAPDRVSVVASTNVYGDIVQRIGGDRVDVTSLISDPDQDPHSYEADPQNQLALSKAKVVVENGGGYDDFVDRMLKGGHNDSAEVINSVEVSGRTAPKGGELNEHVWYDFPTVAKVADRISTALAKADPDDAAAFQKNAAAFKSKLGPLEAKEARIKKEHGGEGVAITEPVPLYMTQASGLVDRTPPAFSEAIEEGDDVSPRILQENLALFSGKKVKALVYNEQTSGPQTEKTEAAAKAAGIPVVPVTETLPKGKDYLGWMTANVDALAGALAK, from the coding sequence ATGCCCCTGTCCACGTCCCGCCGCCTCGCGCTGCTGACCAGCGCGTCACTGGCCCTGCTCGCTGGCTGCGGCAGCTCGTCGGACTCCGCCGGCGCCGACGCCGAGAGCGCGCCGGACCGCGTGAGCGTGGTCGCCTCCACGAACGTCTACGGCGACATCGTCCAGCGCATCGGCGGCGACAGAGTCGACGTCACCTCGCTCATCAGCGACCCCGACCAGGACCCGCACTCCTACGAGGCCGACCCCCAGAACCAGCTGGCCCTGTCCAAGGCGAAGGTCGTCGTCGAGAACGGCGGCGGCTACGACGACTTCGTCGACCGCATGCTGAAGGGCGGCCACAACGACTCCGCCGAGGTGATCAACTCGGTCGAGGTGTCCGGCAGGACCGCGCCCAAGGGCGGGGAGCTCAACGAGCACGTCTGGTACGACTTCCCCACCGTCGCCAAGGTCGCCGACCGGATCTCCACCGCCCTCGCCAAGGCCGACCCGGACGACGCGGCCGCCTTCCAGAAGAACGCCGCCGCCTTCAAGTCGAAGCTCGGGCCGCTGGAGGCCAAGGAGGCGCGGATCAAGAAGGAACACGGCGGCGAGGGCGTCGCGATCACCGAGCCCGTGCCGCTCTACATGACCCAGGCGAGCGGCCTGGTCGACAGGACGCCCCCGGCGTTCAGCGAGGCCATCGAGGAGGGCGACGACGTCTCGCCGCGGATCCTTCAGGAGAACCTGGCGCTGTTCAGCGGCAAGAAGGTGAAGGCACTCGTCTACAACGAGCAGACCTCCGGCCCGCAGACCGAGAAGACCGAGGCGGCGGCCAAGGCGGCCGGCATCCCCGTCGTGCCCGTGACGGAGACCCTGCCGAAGGGCAAGGACTACCTCGGCTGGATGACCGCCAACGTCGACGCGCTCGCGGGCGCGCTGGCCAAGTGA
- a CDS encoding metal ABC transporter ATP-binding protein translates to MTPIPRQDGTPVVALRAAALSYGDREVWSDLELDVRSGEFLAVLGPNGAGKTSFVRALLGRQPLSAGTLTVLGRPARQAARHIGYVPQQAALSAQAMLRARDLVRFGIDGHRFGPRLRTGGIRRRVDEILESVGASAYADVPLGMLSGGERQRVRIGQALATDPRLLLCDEPLLSLDLNHQRAVTELIDARRRSHGTAVVFVTHEINPVLGMVDRVLYLARGGHRVGTPDEVLTSESLSRLYGTRVDVVRVGGRVVVAGAPDETATPPHHPGRLDETDGVRA, encoded by the coding sequence GTGACCCCGATACCCCGACAGGACGGCACGCCTGTCGTCGCCCTGCGCGCAGCCGCCCTGTCCTACGGCGACCGCGAGGTGTGGAGCGACCTCGAACTCGACGTACGGTCCGGGGAGTTCCTGGCCGTGCTGGGCCCCAACGGCGCGGGCAAGACCAGCTTCGTCCGGGCACTGCTGGGCCGCCAGCCGCTGTCCGCGGGCACGCTGACGGTCCTCGGCCGGCCCGCGCGTCAGGCCGCCCGGCACATCGGGTACGTCCCGCAGCAGGCGGCGCTGTCCGCGCAGGCCATGCTGCGCGCCCGCGACCTCGTCCGGTTCGGCATCGACGGCCACCGCTTCGGACCGCGGCTGCGCACCGGCGGGATCCGCCGCCGGGTGGACGAGATCCTCGAGTCGGTCGGAGCCTCGGCCTACGCCGACGTCCCGCTCGGGATGCTCTCCGGCGGCGAACGGCAGCGCGTGCGCATCGGGCAGGCCCTGGCGACCGACCCCCGCCTCCTGCTGTGCGACGAGCCGCTGCTGTCGCTCGACCTGAACCACCAGCGGGCCGTCACCGAGCTGATCGACGCACGGCGCCGTTCCCACGGCACGGCGGTGGTGTTCGTGACGCACGAGATCAACCCGGTCCTCGGCATGGTCGACCGGGTGCTGTACCTGGCCCGCGGCGGCCACCGGGTCGGCACCCCGGACGAGGTGCTGACCTCCGAGTCGCTGTCCCGTCTCTACGGCACGCGGGTCGACGTGGTGCGTGTCGGGGGCCGGGTGGTGGTGGCGGGAGCACCCGACGAGACGGCCACCCCGCCCCACCACCCCGGGCGGCTTGACGAGACGGACGGAGTGCGCGCATGA
- a CDS encoding alpha/beta fold hydrolase produces the protein MGQMINADGVELWVERRGEGPDVLLLAGLGDPAEAWQPQLDGLADRYRITAFDNRGAGRTPLPEGPLSVPRMADDAAALLRTLQIPAAHVAGFSGGSFIAQELALRHPGPVRSLVLMSTMARPEAYFRAMTRFWHWMVERAPDERAMLEAFFLWIYTPRAHADGMVDRLIDEALAFEHPQSVEAFQRQLVAFAGHDTLDRLGDITAPALVLAGELDLATPPRLGREVAEGIPGAVFEVLPGEAHQPFQEVPEVFNTRVTAFWREVEARE, from the coding sequence ATGGGACAGATGATCAACGCCGACGGCGTGGAACTCTGGGTCGAGCGGCGGGGCGAGGGACCCGACGTCCTGCTCCTCGCGGGGCTCGGGGACCCGGCCGAGGCATGGCAGCCGCAGCTCGACGGGCTCGCGGACCGCTACCGGATCACCGCGTTCGACAACCGCGGGGCCGGCCGCACCCCCCTGCCCGAAGGCCCGCTCTCCGTGCCGCGGATGGCCGACGACGCCGCGGCGCTGCTGCGCACACTCCAGATCCCGGCCGCTCACGTCGCGGGCTTCTCGGGAGGCAGTTTCATCGCCCAGGAACTGGCCCTGCGCCACCCCGGCCCTGTCCGCAGCCTCGTCCTCATGAGCACGATGGCCCGCCCTGAAGCCTACTTCCGCGCCATGACGCGCTTTTGGCACTGGATGGTCGAACGCGCCCCGGACGAACGGGCCATGCTCGAGGCGTTCTTCCTGTGGATCTACACCCCCCGCGCCCACGCCGACGGCATGGTCGACCGCCTCATCGACGAGGCCCTGGCCTTCGAACACCCGCAGTCCGTCGAGGCCTTCCAGCGCCAGCTCGTGGCCTTCGCCGGCCATGACACCCTCGACCGCCTGGGCGACATCACCGCCCCGGCCCTCGTGCTCGCCGGCGAACTCGACCTCGCCACACCACCGCGCCTCGGCCGTGAGGTCGCGGAGGGGATCCCCGGCGCGGTGTTCGAGGTGCTGCCCGGAGAGGCTCATCAGCCGTTCCAGGAGGTACCGGAGGTGTTCAACACCCGGGTCACCGCTTTCTGGAGGGAGGTGGAGGCGCGCGAGTGA